A section of the Methanosarcina mazei S-6 genome encodes:
- a CDS encoding class I SAM-dependent methyltransferase, with the protein MLLQELLGIDEDIYLIEESYTSQRNPELTLQYLNRFLNFPDIENIRIIRVRQAGHTTGLLFFNPADEDVPVDFWSVFTGAFAQPALKEKFETLADSLLNLTSPEKDIELLHETWFNAVNEYYSLMLVNRNLCTSCSVKPESYGNVFSENRIKRVAEILELLRKKGYYPEGRLLEVCCGNGMSTLALYRSGLDPLAIEINKCTICQGLEQGVLNPQRVMVMDAAAVSRYFEPGSFDAVMGFMLGLVYEFNKGLWVRIVREAVSVAADGAVLLFTVSSKPEIEILADALFRAGVDGEIVDNTDSEGAYDQWLFVGRRQKNTST; encoded by the coding sequence ATGCTCTTACAGGAACTCCTTGGAATAGACGAAGATATCTATCTTATAGAAGAAAGTTACACCTCCCAGAGAAACCCTGAACTTACCCTTCAATATCTTAACAGATTTTTAAATTTTCCAGATATTGAGAATATCAGGATTATAAGAGTAAGGCAGGCAGGTCACACAACCGGACTGCTGTTTTTCAATCCTGCAGACGAGGACGTTCCTGTAGATTTCTGGTCGGTATTTACCGGAGCTTTTGCCCAGCCTGCCCTGAAAGAGAAATTTGAAACTCTTGCAGATTCCCTTCTCAACCTCACCTCTCCTGAAAAGGACATTGAACTCCTCCACGAAACATGGTTTAACGCAGTAAACGAATATTACTCACTTATGCTTGTTAACCGGAACCTCTGCACCAGCTGCTCAGTAAAACCTGAGTCCTATGGCAATGTTTTTTCGGAAAACCGCATAAAAAGGGTTGCCGAAATCCTTGAACTTCTCCGAAAAAAAGGTTATTACCCCGAAGGCAGGCTGCTTGAGGTCTGCTGTGGGAATGGAATGTCAACACTCGCACTTTACAGATCCGGGCTTGACCCCCTTGCAATAGAAATAAACAAATGTACTATCTGCCAGGGGCTCGAACAGGGGGTCCTTAACCCTCAGAGAGTTATGGTTATGGATGCAGCAGCCGTGTCAAGATACTTTGAGCCGGGAAGTTTTGATGCTGTAATGGGTTTTATGCTGGGGCTCGTCTACGAATTTAACAAAGGGCTCTGGGTCCGTATTGTAAGAGAAGCTGTTTCCGTTGCAGCTGATGGCGCAGTCCTGCTCTTTACCGTAAGCAGCAAACCCGAGATTGAAATACTTGCAGATGCCCTTTTCAGGGCAGGTGTAGACGGAGAAATTGTGGATAATACGGATTCAGAAGGTGCTTATGATCAGTGGCTCTTTGTAGGGCGAAGACAAAAAAATACATCCACATAA
- a CDS encoding histone family protein, translating to MAAKVIPFAPIERLIRTAGAHRVSESAGMALTEILEEYGLQISKEAIKLAEHAGRKTVKAEDIKLAKEML from the coding sequence ATGGCAGCAAAAGTTATACCGTTCGCACCAATCGAGCGTTTAATAAGGACAGCGGGTGCTCACAGAGTGAGCGAGAGTGCAGGAATGGCTCTTACGGAGATTCTGGAAGAATACGGGCTTCAAATATCAAAAGAGGCTATAAAGCTTGCAGAGCATGCGGGCAGGAAGACCGTAAAGGCTGAAGACATAAAACTAGCTAAAGAAATGCTGTAA
- a CDS encoding 4Fe-4S binding protein yields the protein MAKADKKNKKIVQSEKCIGCGICYSVCPVNAKAMKSDDFDPETAELALRIIDGMAIIDDEICIRCGACSKNCPVESLAVVEVEAATA from the coding sequence ATGGCAAAGGCAGATAAAAAAAACAAAAAGATAGTTCAGTCTGAAAAGTGTATTGGGTGCGGGATATGCTATTCCGTCTGCCCTGTGAACGCAAAAGCAATGAAAAGCGATGACTTTGATCCCGAAACTGCCGAACTTGCACTCCGGATCATTGATGGAATGGCAATAATTGATGACGAAATCTGCATCCGCTGCGGGGCTTGCTCAAAGAATTGTCCTGTGGAATCCCTCGCAGTAGTTGAGGTTGAAGCCGCAACTGCATAA